The genome window TCTCCCAAGCCCTCCACAACCACGCCAAAGCCGCCGTCCCCACAGCCACAACAAACACCACCACCGCAACCCTCTAAGGCTTCTCCTCCTGCCGCTACTCCCGCCACTACTCCCGCCACTTCTCCGTCAACTTCTCCGTCATCCCCTCCGAACCCTCCGACTCAGTCCCCACCTTCGCCTGCCCCCAAAACCGCCCCGACAGTTTCTCCGCCAACCCAACAAACTCCTCCTGCGGCGACACCCGCCGTCTCTCCTGCAACTCCTCCGACACCGGTTTCTCCCGCGAAGAGCCCATCGAAAAGTGTGTCTCCCCCGGTTCAATCTCCACCGACTCCTCCGCCCACCGTCGCCCCTCCGGCCAAGGCTCCAGTGACTGCTCCGGCGAAAAGTCCGGTCGGGGTTTCGCCAGTTGCAGAGGCTCCGGAGATTGCCGCGACCCCCTCGGAACCAGCAGGTATTCCTTCGAGTTCTGCAACACCGGCAGGGTCGCCGGGAGTGTTCCCATCAAGCGGCAGCCCACCAATTCCCGCTCCGTCGAGCCTGTCGCCGGAGTCTGCGCAGGGTCCATCTAGTGATGATTCTTCGAGTTCGAGTTTGAAGTATGGGGTTTTGAGTGGGCTGTCCATTTGGGTTGCTTTGGCTCTCTAAATCATCTATACTTCCATTTTCTGTTCTTccatattatttatattttatttatttattaagaattttttttctttctcttctgccTCTACGGATTACTGGACTTTTGTATCATTTTCTGTTGTTGAATGATAAATATTCGTTTATTATCATATTTTATTCTGTCCCTCCTAATAAGAAGtaacaaagaaggaaaaatagaaatgCTGCTAGGAAGGT of Prunus dulcis chromosome 4, ALMONDv2, whole genome shotgun sequence contains these proteins:
- the LOC117625033 gene encoding vegetative cell wall protein gp1-like encodes the protein MHKLVLLSLFLFSVSHFNLIQADNAPAPSPKPSTTTPKPPSPQPQQTPPPQPSKASPPAATPATTPATSPSTSPSSPPNPPTQSPPSPAPKTAPTVSPPTQQTPPAATPAVSPATPPTPVSPAKSPSKSVSPPVQSPPTPPPTVAPPAKAPVTAPAKSPVGVSPVAEAPEIAATPSEPAGIPSSSATPAGSPGVFPSSGSPPIPAPSSLSPESAQGPSSDDSSSSSLKYGVLSGLSIWVALAL